A region from the Nocardia terpenica genome encodes:
- a CDS encoding MFS transporter, translating into MHQTPTRLTPRFRRFLLIRLISLLGSAMTPAALALAVLTASHRLGDLGFVLAAQLLPHLALLVIGGVVGDRCRRRIVLMAANFGAGLTQAAVAAVLLTGHYSLSVVACLELANGALEAFAAPALRAIVPELVGAGALQRANSLLTGTKNATKIAGPMVAGILVATVGGGWAIAVDAATFLVAAALLSGMSLDAAMPTARTGGVLADLRDGWRAFRGTQWVWVTTLSFFLINLCVTGVWQILGPALTGSRDGAFAWGLVLGIRAVGLLAMTALMFRYTLRHLLRAGQLAGACGGCALLALGLHADLPWLLACAFIAGMGFTAVAVAWEVSVQQHIPRDLLSRVGAYSDLLSYTAIPIGQLLVAPAATWWGADHVALGSGIAFAAAALAPLLSPAVRNLRTHPTPTTVAGGRLTW; encoded by the coding sequence GTGCATCAGACTCCGACCCGGTTGACCCCGCGGTTTCGCCGGTTTCTCCTGATTCGACTGATCTCGCTGCTGGGCAGCGCCATGACGCCCGCCGCGCTGGCCCTCGCCGTCCTCACAGCGTCCCACCGGCTCGGCGACCTGGGGTTCGTGCTGGCCGCACAGCTCCTCCCGCATCTGGCGCTGCTGGTGATCGGAGGTGTGGTCGGGGATCGGTGCCGCCGCCGGATCGTGCTCATGGCGGCGAACTTCGGCGCGGGCCTGACCCAGGCGGCGGTCGCGGCCGTATTGCTCACCGGGCATTACAGTCTGTCGGTCGTGGCCTGCCTGGAGCTGGCAAACGGAGCGCTGGAAGCCTTCGCGGCCCCGGCCTTACGCGCAATCGTGCCGGAACTGGTCGGTGCCGGTGCGTTGCAGCGAGCGAACTCGCTGCTGACCGGGACGAAGAACGCCACCAAGATCGCCGGGCCCATGGTCGCGGGAATACTGGTCGCCACCGTCGGCGGCGGCTGGGCCATCGCCGTGGACGCGGCGACGTTTTTGGTCGCTGCCGCATTGCTGTCGGGTATGTCTCTGGATGCCGCGATGCCGACTGCCCGCACCGGCGGCGTGCTCGCCGACCTCCGCGACGGCTGGCGTGCGTTCCGCGGCACCCAGTGGGTGTGGGTGACGACGCTGTCGTTCTTCCTGATCAACCTGTGCGTCACCGGTGTCTGGCAGATTCTGGGGCCTGCGCTGACCGGCTCCCGCGACGGCGCGTTCGCCTGGGGTCTGGTACTCGGTATCCGCGCGGTCGGACTGCTCGCCATGACCGCGTTGATGTTTCGGTACACACTGCGGCATCTGCTGCGCGCCGGGCAACTGGCCGGTGCGTGCGGCGGGTGCGCACTGCTGGCCCTGGGACTGCACGCCGACCTGCCGTGGCTGCTCGCCTGCGCCTTCATCGCCGGGATGGGGTTCACCGCGGTAGCCGTGGCGTGGGAGGTCTCGGTGCAGCAACACATTCCCCGCGACCTGCTCTCGCGAGTCGGCGCTTACAGCGATCTGTTGTCCTACACCGCGATTCCGATCGGCCAACTTCTCGTCGCACCCGCCGCGACGTGGTGGGGCGCCGACCACGTCGCGCTGGGCAGCGGCATCGCCTTCGCCGCCGCGGCCCTCGCCCCGCTGCTCTCACCCGCGGTCCGCAACCTCCGCACACACCCCACACCCACAACAGTCGCGGGCGGTCGGCTTACTTGGTGA
- a CDS encoding SDR family oxidoreductase, whose translation MPWSPSRGALRGRVALVAGATRGAGRGIAAALGEVGATVICTGRSSVTGTIRSDYDRAETIEETAELVTDLGGTGIAIQVDHLDPVQVRRLAERVRDEHGRIDVLVNDIWGAERLKGGPADWNTPIWRHDLDAGLRILRLGVETHLITSHHLLPLVITTSGGLLVEVTDGTTAYNAARYRISVFYDLTKAAVNRLAFSQGHELAPYGATAIAITPGWLRSEIMLDNYGVTEENWRDALRPNRPAGYPTAPHGFTASESPRYVGRAVAAVATDPDRARWNQQSLTSAQLAREYGFTDIDGSQPDSWA comes from the coding sequence ATGCCTTGGTCGCCGTCTCGTGGCGCGCTGCGTGGGCGCGTTGCTTTGGTCGCGGGCGCGACCCGGGGGGCGGGGCGTGGCATTGCTGCTGCACTGGGTGAGGTTGGCGCCACCGTTATCTGCACGGGACGTAGCAGCGTGACCGGCACGATCCGGTCGGATTACGACCGTGCCGAGACCATCGAGGAGACCGCCGAATTGGTGACGGACCTGGGCGGGACGGGGATCGCCATCCAGGTTGATCATCTCGACCCCGTACAGGTACGACGACTTGCCGAACGTGTACGGGACGAACACGGCCGTATCGACGTGCTGGTCAACGACATCTGGGGGGCCGAACGGCTCAAAGGTGGTCCCGCCGACTGGAACACCCCGATCTGGCGGCATGATCTCGACGCGGGCCTGCGCATCCTCCGGCTCGGCGTCGAGACACACCTGATCACCTCGCATCACCTGTTGCCGCTTGTGATCACCACATCCGGCGGTCTACTGGTCGAGGTCACCGACGGCACCACCGCCTACAACGCGGCACGGTATCGGATCTCGGTGTTCTACGACCTGACCAAAGCCGCGGTCAACCGGCTGGCCTTTTCCCAAGGCCACGAACTCGCGCCGTACGGTGCCACGGCGATCGCCATCACCCCTGGCTGGCTGCGCTCGGAGATCATGCTCGACAACTACGGTGTCACCGAAGAGAACTGGCGCGACGCGCTGCGCCCGAACCGGCCCGCCGGATATCCGACCGCCCCGCACGGGTTCACTGCCTCGGAATCACCACGCTATGTCGGTCGCGCCGTCGCGGCCGTGGCTACCGACCCGGACCGGGCCAGATGGAACCAGCAGTCACTCACCTCCGCCCAACTCGCCCGCGAGTATGGATTCACCGATATCGACGGCTCCCAGCCCGACAGTTGGGCCTGA
- a CDS encoding YihY/virulence factor BrkB family protein: protein MAQERVSGPMDLRWRSWRGALTRTFGAFWSDKLTDWAAALTYYSVLSLFPALLLLTALLGLLGRATTDSMIATVRQVGPGSETAFVVGALENLRNTQSLSGPLALVGLVTAVWTASAYIGAFIRAANSLYEIDEGRSIWKTLPLRFGLTLIMLAVAAACAVGVVVTGTVARKVGQWLGVGSAGMRVWDVLKWPVLALLVSLAFALLYWAAPNVRQPGFRWLTPGSVLAVLIWIAASAGFAFYVANFGSFNRVYGSLAAAVIFLMWLWITNLAVLIGADIDAELARGRGSDRSWPPGRCRD from the coding sequence ATGGCGCAGGAGCGGGTATCGGGACCGATGGATCTGCGATGGCGGTCTTGGCGTGGAGCGCTGACGCGGACGTTCGGTGCCTTCTGGTCGGACAAACTGACCGATTGGGCCGCGGCGTTGACGTATTACAGTGTGCTGTCACTGTTTCCGGCACTATTGCTGCTCACCGCGTTGCTGGGATTACTCGGGCGTGCCACGACCGATTCGATGATCGCTACCGTGCGCCAGGTCGGGCCGGGCAGCGAGACGGCATTCGTGGTCGGTGCACTGGAGAACCTGCGGAACACACAGTCGTTGTCCGGGCCGTTGGCGCTGGTCGGGTTGGTCACCGCCGTATGGACCGCGTCCGCCTACATCGGCGCGTTCATCCGCGCGGCCAACTCCCTCTACGAGATCGACGAGGGACGTTCGATCTGGAAGACGCTACCGCTGCGGTTCGGGCTCACCCTCATCATGCTGGCGGTAGCGGCGGCCTGCGCGGTCGGTGTGGTGGTCACCGGAACTGTGGCACGCAAAGTCGGGCAATGGCTGGGCGTCGGTTCAGCGGGAATGCGAGTGTGGGATGTCCTCAAATGGCCCGTGCTGGCACTGTTGGTGAGCCTGGCCTTCGCCCTGCTGTACTGGGCTGCGCCGAACGTGCGTCAACCCGGATTCCGTTGGCTGACACCGGGCAGCGTGCTCGCCGTCCTCATCTGGATCGCCGCCTCGGCAGGTTTCGCCTTCTACGTCGCGAACTTCGGTTCCTTCAACAGGGTCTATGGCTCGCTGGCAGCCGCGGTCATCTTCCTGATGTGGCTGTGGATCACCAACCTCGCCGTCTTGATCGGAGCGGACATCGATGCAGAACTCGCCCGCGGGCGCGGCAGTGATCGCTCATGGCCGCCAGGCCGTTGTCGGGACTGA
- a CDS encoding SDR family NAD(P)-dependent oxidoreductase, whose amino-acid sequence MNAPIGRLTGKVALITGATGGIGLATAELFAREQARLVVTDIDERGIETLAARLRAEGADVLGIALDVSSAEQWARVVESTRQRFGGLDILINVAGVVDWSGVEDTGQQAWDRVIAVNQTGTWLAMKTAMPLLRASGAASIVNTSSVLGIVGSGAAAAYHASKGAVRLLTKTAAVEYATRGVRVNSVHPGVIATPMIQDILDEQGDQQPDIVRTPMRRAGLPSEIAHAMLFLASDESSYVTGAELIVDGGLTAH is encoded by the coding sequence GTGAACGCGCCGATCGGACGACTCACCGGCAAGGTCGCACTGATCACCGGCGCGACCGGCGGTATCGGGCTGGCCACCGCGGAACTGTTCGCCCGCGAGCAGGCGCGGTTGGTCGTCACCGACATCGACGAACGTGGGATCGAGACCCTCGCGGCCCGGCTTCGGGCCGAGGGCGCCGACGTTCTGGGCATCGCGCTGGACGTTTCCTCGGCCGAGCAATGGGCGCGGGTCGTCGAGTCCACCCGTCAGCGGTTCGGCGGTCTGGATATCCTGATCAATGTCGCGGGGGTCGTGGACTGGAGCGGGGTCGAGGACACCGGGCAACAAGCATGGGATCGCGTGATCGCGGTCAACCAGACCGGTACCTGGCTCGCAATGAAAACGGCGATGCCGTTGCTGCGCGCATCCGGCGCCGCCTCGATCGTCAACACCTCGTCGGTTCTCGGCATCGTCGGCAGTGGCGCAGCCGCCGCCTACCACGCCTCCAAGGGAGCGGTACGGCTGCTGACCAAAACCGCCGCCGTCGAATACGCAACCCGAGGCGTGCGGGTAAATTCCGTGCACCCAGGCGTCATCGCAACACCCATGATCCAAGACATTCTCGACGAACAAGGAGACCAGCAACCAGACATCGTGCGCACCCCCATGCGCCGGGCCGGTCTCCCCAGCGAGATCGCCCACGCCATGCTCTTCCTCGCCAGCGACGAATCCTCCTACGTCACAGGCGCGGAACTCATCGTCGACGGCGGCCTCACCGCACACTGA